CCGCGACCACACTCGAAAACACCTCGCTACCAGAGCGATTCGGCGGATTGGTCGCCTGCGGCGTACTCGGCTACTTTCCGCCCGCGGACCGGCGGCGGTTGTGGCGGCTGCTCGCCGACCGACTCGCCCCGGGCTGTCGCGCGGTCGTGGACGCCGCGCCGTTTCCCGCCGATCGCACGGTGCGGCCGATCCGGGTCGGTGTCGCGCGCATCGGCCGGTGCCGTCACGAACTGTGGCTCGGATCGCGCCCCGCGGGTGAATCGGGACGGATCGAACTGACCACGCTCTGCCGGGTGACGCAGGACGGCCGCACGGTGCGGGAGTCGGCGAGCACGCAGCAGTGGTGGGCGGTCGACATGCGCACGATCGTCGCCGAGGCGGCCGCGGCCGGACTCGAATGTCGCCGCGCGGGTTGGGATCTCGCGACCTTGCGGGCACTGCCGGCACCGGCCCTCGATGGTCTGCGGAGCACTGCGGCGGACTCCATCGAGCGTTGAGTCAGGTGTGATCGATCGGCCGAGGAAACACAGCCGTACCCAAGGCTATCGTCAATGCACTCGGACGGATCGCACCCAGCACACAAGGAGTGTCATGCCGAATCAGATTGCTTCGGAACCGGATTCGACATTCTGGCACGGATTCACCAATATGCGCGGCTTCCGCAGGCGCGGCATCAGCATCGCCGCCGCGGACGGCGTGTGGGTGGTGGACACCGAGGGCAAGCGATATCTCAACGCGTTCGGCGGTCTGTGCAATCTGAGTCTCGGTGGCGCGCATCCGGAAATCATCGACGCCATCCGCGAGCAGGCGGGCAAGCTGCTCTACTTCCCGATCGAACGCGCCACCCATCAGGCGGCCGACGAATACGCTCGTCGCCTGGCCGCGGTGACGCCGGAGGGACTGAACACCGTCTTCTACGCCTCCACCGGGTCCGAGGCCAACGAGACCGTGCTGAAAATGATGCGCCAGTATCAGCGGCTCCGCTTCGGCGACGACACCACCAAACTCGGTGTGATCGCCCTGGATCGGGCATATCACGGCGTCACCTACGGCGCGTTGAGCGCCACCGGCTCCGCGTTCCGCCGCTTCCGCAAACAATTCGAGCCGTTGACTCCCGGCTTCCATCACGCGCCCTCGCCCTACGCTTACCGCTGCGAATCCGGTTGCGCCGGAACGTGCACGCTCGCGTGTGCGGACACGATCGAGCTGATGATCGAGCGGCTGGGCGCACACACCATCGCGGGCGTGCTCGTCGAGCCGGCGCTGGGCGTCGGCGGCGCGATCGTGCCGACCCGCGAATACCACGAACGGCTGCGCGAGATCTGCGACCGCAACGACCTGCTGCTCGCCTACGACGAGGTGATCACCGGCTTCGGCAGGCTCGGTGAGTGGTTCGGCGCCGACTACTTCGGGGTGCGGCCGGACTTCATGGCGCTGTCCAAGGGCATCAACAGCGGCTACCTGCCGTTCGGCGCGGTCGTTGTGCGCGACGTTGTCTACCGTGAATTCCTCTCCGCCGTAGACGGTTTCATCGCGACCGGGAGCACCACGAACGGCAATCCGCTGTGCTGTGCGTCCGCGCTGGCGACGCTGGAGGTCATGCAGCGCGATGGCATCGTCGATCAGGTGCGCCAGACCGGTAAGTACCTGTTCGACAAGTTCGAGAATCTGCGCGAGCACACCATCGTCGGCGATATCCGCGGCGCCGGGCTGCTGATGGGTATCGAGCTGGTCAAGGATCGTGCGACCAAAGAGCCCATCCCGCAACAGCAGTGGCAGGTGATCGAAGATCGGCTCGCCCTCAGCGGGCTGATCATCGGCAGCCAGGGCGCGGAGGGCCTCGGCGGCACCATCGGCATCGTCCCCCCGCTCACCATCACGACCGACGAGGTCGACGAACTCTATCGCCGCCTCGACGGCGTGCTCGCCCGCTACGCCCGGCTCACCGCCAAGGGCTGACATCCACGCCGCAGACCGAACAACCACATGTACACCGATCCGAGGAGGAACGCCGTGGGGTCCATGCTGAGTCCGGACGAACTGTCCGACATCGTGCGCAACGCGGTCGCGTTGGCACTGGCCGTCGAACTCGACGACGTGACATCGGGCAAACTGCTGATTCCGGAGCTCGGCGCGGAATCGATCGACTTCCTGGACATCACGTTCCGGCTCGAGCAGTTCCTGCCGATCTCCGTGCCGCGCGACGATCTGAACGAACAGGCAGAGGATGTGTTCGGCGCGGGCGCCGCGGTCGACACCTTGCGCAGGCTCACCCCGCTCGGCGCGTACCTGGTGCGCGAACGCCTGCTCGGCGTCGATCTCAGCAAGGTCGAGCCCGGCATGCGGGTCGAGGATGTGGCCGCGCTCTGGACGGTGGAGACCTGGAGCGGTCTGTGCCGGCGGCTGCTGGACACGATCCCCGAGCAGTGCCCGGCCTGCGGCGGCGCTCGGGCCTTCCGCCGCAACGACGACGGTGAATTCCACGCCGAATGCGACAGCTGCGGAACCGAACTCGTGGCGATCCCCGGCGACGAGCTGAACCAGAACTGGTTCGAGGAGATCCGCGAGCTCGACGAGGTCGCGCGGCTGCTGGAGCAGAGCCGGGCACAGGCGGCCGCGGCCGAGGCCGCCACCGCACAGTCGGGCGCACCCGCCGGCGCGATCGCGGAGTGAGCGGTGTCCGGCGAAGCACCCACCCGCCGGGTGGTCGTCACAGCGGCGGAGATGGTGACCCCGCTCGGCTGGGACGCCGAGACGACCTTTCGTGGCTTCGTCGACGGCCGCTCCGGGATTCGCCCGACCTCCCGCTTCGATGCCTCCGGGCTCGGCTCCCGGGTCGCGGGTGAGGTCGCGGACGGTTTTCTCGCCGCCGCGGCCTCCGCCGGGCACCTCACCGACGCCGACCACGCGTTCGGCGCGGCGTTGCCCCGGGGCGTGCAACTGGGGCTCGCCGCGGGCACCGCCACGAAACACCGTGCCGGACACACCGATACCCCGCCCGAGCGGTTCGGCGTCTGCGTGGGATCGTCCGGGCAGATGTACGACATCGACGCGTTGGACGGGCTGCTGCACACCCGGCAACGCGCCGGAACGGCAGGCCCTGGAAAGGAATTCGTCGACCTGCTGGCCGCGCAGCGGCACAGCATGCGCAAGAACGCCGCCGCGGCGGCCCTGGCGCACGTCTGCGGCGCGGCCGGTCCCACCATGACGGTCTCGGCCACCTGTGCCTCCGGTACCCAGGCCATCGGCGAGGCCGCCCTGTGGATCCGCGAGGGCGATGCGGACATGGTGCTGGCGGGCGGCTGCGATTCCCTGCTCACCTTCCTCGGCGTCTCCTCGTTCGACCTGCTCACCGCGCTGGCCACCCGGTTCAACGACCGGCCCGCCGCGGCCAGCCGCCCGTTCGACCGCAGGCGCTGCGGTTTCGTGATGGGTGAGGGCGCCGCGTTCGTCATGCTGGAAGAACTCGGGCACGCGCTGCGGCGCGGCGCGGTACCGCTGGCCGAGGTGGCCGGCTACGGCACCTCCTGCGACGCGTACCGGATCACCGACAGCCCGCCGCACGGGGAGGGGGCCGTACTGGCGATGTCGGGCGCCCTCGTCGACGGCGGGCTGCGGGCCGAGGACATCGACTACATCAGCGCGCACGGCACCTCGACGCTGATCAACGACCGGGCCGAAACCCGGGCCGTGCACAAGGTTTTCGGCGATCGGGCGGCCAGAATCCCGATCAGCTCGCAGAAGTCGATGATCGGTCACTCGATCGCGGCCGCGGGCGCGATCGAATGCGTCACCTGCCTGCACGTGCTGCGCACCGGTCAGCTGCCGCCCACCATCAACTACGAATATCCGGACCCGGATTGCGATCTGGACTATGTGCCGAACACCGCTCGGACACACGAGGTGCGCGTCGCGATGAGCAACTCGTTCGGGTTCGGCGGCCAGAACGCGAGCATCGTGCTGCGCCGGTGGCCCGGCCCGGCCGACGGTGACGGTCATGGGTGAACGCGTGGTGGTGACCGGCCTGGGCGCGGTGTCGGCACTGGGCAACGACCCGCGCACCCAGTGGCAGGCCTTGTTGCGCGGAGAATCCGGGGTGGCACCGCTGCGCGAGTTGGCCGAGCACCTCACGCTGCGCGCCGGTGTCGACCGGCCGCTGGCGGCGGGCCGGGTGCACGGGATCGACCCGCGGGACTGGATCACCGATCGCAAGGCCGCCCGGGCCATGCGGCTGCACACGCATATGGCCTTCGCCGCCGCCGGTCAGGCGCTGACCTCGGCCAAACTGCATCGCGGCAACATGGACGGGGACGCGACGGGGATCACGCTGGGCGTCACGATGATCGACTACGACGTCGCCGATCTGGAACTGGCCGCGCGCCGATCCCGGCACGAGCCCGGCGGATTCGACATCGATCGGTTCTGTCGCACCGGCTGGCGGGCGATCTCACCCATGGTGTCGATCGTGATGCTGAACAACGCCACGCTGTGTCAGATCGCCATGCAATACGGGATACACGGGCCGAACGCCTCGTTCAGTCCGTTCGGCGAGGCGGGCGGGCAGGCGATCGGGGCCGCGGTGCGCATGCTCGCCGAAGGCGACGCCGCGGTCATGCTGGCCGGCGGCGTCAGCCCGCGGCTGAATCTAGCTGCGCTGCAACGCCTGCTCTACTTCGGCGTGGTCGCACGAACCACCGATCCGGCGGCTGCCTCGTGCCGGCCGTTCGACCGCGACCGCACCGGCACCGTGCCCGGTGAAGGCGCGGCGGTGCTGGTATTGGAGACCCTCGCGCACGCAAGGGCAAGGGGCGCACACATTCTCGCCGAGGTGCTCGGCCACGGCGCGGCCCTCGGCGTGCCCGACGGCACGGAACCTTATCCGCCGCGCCACGCGATCGAACGCGCACTGGCCGCGGCGCTCGACGACGGCGCGCTGCCGCCGCAGCGCGTCGGCGCGGTGTACGCCGACGCGCCGGGCCTGCCCGCGGGCGATGCCGCCGAGGCGGCCGCGATCGACGCGGTACTCGGCGGACACGTGCCGGTGACGGCGACGAAAGGATCGACCGGGCATCTGCTGGCGGCGGCGCTGCCGTTGCAGAGCGTCTTCGCCGTGCTCAGCCTGAACGAGCGCCGCATCCCCCCGATCGTGAATCTCCGCTCCCCCGCGCCGAATTCGGCCGTGGACCTGGTGCGGAACAAGCCACGGCGGCTACGCGGTGAGACCGCCGTCGCCTGCCTGGCCGCCGGGTTCCAGGGACAGAGCGAGTGCGTCGTGTTCGGCGAGTTCGAGGCGAAGGGGACGTGATGCGATTCCTGCTCTACGACCGGGTGCTCGAGGCGACCAAGGGCGAATCCATGGTCGCGGTCAAACATGTCACGCTCACCGAGGACCACCTGGACGCCGGCTACGCGGGGCGCAGGCTGCTCAGCGGTTCGCTGCTGCTCGAGTCGATGGCCCAGGTAGCCGGCTGGCTCGTGCATTTCAGCACCGACTTCACGGTTTCCGCGTTCCTGTGCCTGATCGATCGCGCCGAGATCGTCGGTGAGCTGCCGCCCGGCCGGGCTATGCGGGTGGAGGCGCGTCTGCTCGGACTGAGCAAGCGGTGGGCCCAGCTCAGTTGCGCGGCCTACGACGAGACCACGCCCGTCGCCCGCATCGCACGGCTGAACTATGTGCTGCAAGACATTCGGGATCCGGCCGAGATCGCGGCCGAGGAGAATCGGTTCCGCTACTACTCCGGGTGGCCGGTGGAGCGCATCCGATCGACACCGAACAAGCCGGTGACGCCGTGAACCGGGTGGTCGTGACCGGGCTCGGCGCGGTCACCCCGATCGGACTCGGCCACCGCGAGTTCTGGGCCAACCTGGTCGCGGGCCGCTCCGGCGAAGCGCCGATCACGCTCTTCGACGCCTCGTCGCTGCCGACCCGGATCGCCGCCGAGGTGGCCGATTTCGCGGTATCCGACTACTGGGACGGGCCGTATCCGGCGGAACTGCACGCGGACCGGCAGGCGCGCTTCGCGCTCGCCGCCTGCGCCATGGCGCTGGCCGACAGCGCCCTGACGAGCGCGGGCCGGTCGATGCCGGTCGACACCGGCCGGGTCGGCCTGGTACTCGGTGCCGGGCTCGGCCTGGTGCGCATGACCGATATCGCGAACCATCTCGACCACAGCGGCCGGTTCGCGCTGCCCAGCCCGCTGGCCGGCGCGGCGGCGATCGATCCGGTCTCGCTGATCCGCGACCCGCAGGATCTGGTGGTCGGGCTGCTGGCCGCGCACCTCGGTGTCACCGGCCCGGCCACCGTGGTCACCTCCGCCTGCGCGGCCGGCGCGCACGCGATCGGCACCGCGTTCCGGCTACTCCGGGGTGGCCGTCTGGACGTCGTGCTCTGCGGCGCAATGGATTCCATGATCAACCCGCTGGGTATGGCCGGGTTGGTCGCGCTCGGCGCACCCTCCACCGACAACCTGCCCGGCCGGACGGGCCGGCCCTTCGACGCCACACGCACCGGATTCGTAGTCGGCGAGGGCGCGGGCATGGTCGTGCTGGAGACCGAGGCGCACGCCCGCGCCCGGTCGGCACCCTGGTACGCGGAGGTCGCGGGCTTCGGCAGATCCCTTGACGCACACCGGTTCACCGAACCCCATCCGGCCGGCTCGGGTGCCGCGCTGGCGATGCGCGCGGCAATGGCCGACGCGGACGTGCGACCCGAGCAGGTGCAGCTGATCAATGC
This genomic stretch from Nocardia brasiliensis ATCC 700358 harbors:
- a CDS encoding beta-ketoacyl-[acyl-carrier-protein] synthase family protein; protein product: MAGGAHPIDTEQAGDAVNRVVVTGLGAVTPIGLGHREFWANLVAGRSGEAPITLFDASSLPTRIAAEVADFAVSDYWDGPYPAELHADRQARFALAACAMALADSALTSAGRSMPVDTGRVGLVLGAGLGLVRMTDIANHLDHSGRFALPSPLAGAAAIDPVSLIRDPQDLVVGLLAAHLGVTGPATVVTSACAAGAHAIGTAFRLLRGGRLDVVLCGAMDSMINPLGMAGLVALGAPSTDNLPGRTGRPFDATRTGFVVGEGAGMVVLETEAHARARSAPWYAEVAGFGRSLDAHRFTEPHPAGSGAALAMRAAMADADVRPEQVQLINAHGTATLLNDRVETIAIKQVFGGAAADLAVTANKSMTGHLIAACGAVEFISTVLSVRTGTVPPTVNYRHRDAECDLDYVPGVARQLPVQVALTNSFGLGGQNGTLVVRRAADDVLTPV
- a CDS encoding beta-ketoacyl-[acyl-carrier-protein] synthase family protein; protein product: MSGEAPTRRVVVTAAEMVTPLGWDAETTFRGFVDGRSGIRPTSRFDASGLGSRVAGEVADGFLAAAASAGHLTDADHAFGAALPRGVQLGLAAGTATKHRAGHTDTPPERFGVCVGSSGQMYDIDALDGLLHTRQRAGTAGPGKEFVDLLAAQRHSMRKNAAAAALAHVCGAAGPTMTVSATCASGTQAIGEAALWIREGDADMVLAGGCDSLLTFLGVSSFDLLTALATRFNDRPAAASRPFDRRRCGFVMGEGAAFVMLEELGHALRRGAVPLAEVAGYGTSCDAYRITDSPPHGEGAVLAMSGALVDGGLRAEDIDYISAHGTSTLINDRAETRAVHKVFGDRAARIPISSQKSMIGHSIAAAGAIECVTCLHVLRTGQLPPTINYEYPDPDCDLDYVPNTARTHEVRVAMSNSFGFGGQNASIVLRRWPGPADGDGHG
- a CDS encoding phosphopantetheine-binding protein yields the protein MGSMLSPDELSDIVRNAVALALAVELDDVTSGKLLIPELGAESIDFLDITFRLEQFLPISVPRDDLNEQAEDVFGAGAAVDTLRRLTPLGAYLVRERLLGVDLSKVEPGMRVEDVAALWTVETWSGLCRRLLDTIPEQCPACGGARAFRRNDDGEFHAECDSCGTELVAIPGDELNQNWFEEIRELDEVARLLEQSRAQAAAAEAATAQSGAPAGAIAE
- a CDS encoding class I SAM-dependent methyltransferase; amino-acid sequence: MTDIYGAAAEFYDIAGRPYWRPRTAALTAAMSPAAHVDSPIVDVGAGTGLVIEILGAAVPGVPILAIEPSPAMRAALASRVLADPALARRVTIAATTLENTSLPERFGGLVACGVLGYFPPADRRRLWRLLADRLAPGCRAVVDAAPFPADRTVRPIRVGVARIGRCRHELWLGSRPAGESGRIELTTLCRVTQDGRTVRESASTQQWWAVDMRTIVAEAAAAGLECRRAGWDLATLRALPAPALDGLRSTAADSIER
- a CDS encoding beta-ketoacyl-[acyl-carrier-protein] synthase family protein codes for the protein MGERVVVTGLGAVSALGNDPRTQWQALLRGESGVAPLRELAEHLTLRAGVDRPLAAGRVHGIDPRDWITDRKAARAMRLHTHMAFAAAGQALTSAKLHRGNMDGDATGITLGVTMIDYDVADLELAARRSRHEPGGFDIDRFCRTGWRAISPMVSIVMLNNATLCQIAMQYGIHGPNASFSPFGEAGGQAIGAAVRMLAEGDAAVMLAGGVSPRLNLAALQRLLYFGVVARTTDPAAASCRPFDRDRTGTVPGEGAAVLVLETLAHARARGAHILAEVLGHGAALGVPDGTEPYPPRHAIERALAAALDDGALPPQRVGAVYADAPGLPAGDAAEAAAIDAVLGGHVPVTATKGSTGHLLAAALPLQSVFAVLSLNERRIPPIVNLRSPAPNSAVDLVRNKPRRLRGETAVACLAAGFQGQSECVVFGEFEAKGT
- a CDS encoding aspartate aminotransferase family protein produces the protein MPNQIASEPDSTFWHGFTNMRGFRRRGISIAAADGVWVVDTEGKRYLNAFGGLCNLSLGGAHPEIIDAIREQAGKLLYFPIERATHQAADEYARRLAAVTPEGLNTVFYASTGSEANETVLKMMRQYQRLRFGDDTTKLGVIALDRAYHGVTYGALSATGSAFRRFRKQFEPLTPGFHHAPSPYAYRCESGCAGTCTLACADTIELMIERLGAHTIAGVLVEPALGVGGAIVPTREYHERLREICDRNDLLLAYDEVITGFGRLGEWFGADYFGVRPDFMALSKGINSGYLPFGAVVVRDVVYREFLSAVDGFIATGSTTNGNPLCCASALATLEVMQRDGIVDQVRQTGKYLFDKFENLREHTIVGDIRGAGLLMGIELVKDRATKEPIPQQQWQVIEDRLALSGLIIGSQGAEGLGGTIGIVPPLTITTDEVDELYRRLDGVLARYARLTAKG
- a CDS encoding 3-hydroxyacyl-ACP dehydratase — encoded protein: MRFLLYDRVLEATKGESMVAVKHVTLTEDHLDAGYAGRRLLSGSLLLESMAQVAGWLVHFSTDFTVSAFLCLIDRAEIVGELPPGRAMRVEARLLGLSKRWAQLSCAAYDETTPVARIARLNYVLQDIRDPAEIAAEENRFRYYSGWPVERIRSTPNKPVTP